In Microbacterium lushaniae, the following are encoded in one genomic region:
- a CDS encoding siderophore-interacting protein, which translates to MTSTTVATSRFFRARLLSVTDVTPSFRRFTFGGPDLADYGDPGLDQRVKIVFPTAVAGLDAMPTEEDWYARWRAMDAATRPPFRTYTTRAVRNDLSEVDVDMVAHEVIGPASAWIDGARIGDEVLIFAPTTAHTGVSFGIDFVPPAQTGCFLLAGDETAAPAIAVILEQLPAEARGIVVLEVPEEGDLAYLPQHPGFTYRMAARAGAPRHAHLERAVREASHELVPPGHGAEVEEIDIDEGILWEVPRTAKGGAALKRAPMYAWLAGEAGAIKALRRHLVAEHGVDRRAVAFMGYWRDGRPEA; encoded by the coding sequence ATGACGTCGACCACCGTCGCGACCAGTCGCTTCTTCCGCGCCCGCCTGCTCTCCGTCACCGACGTGACGCCCAGTTTCCGCCGCTTCACGTTCGGCGGCCCCGACCTCGCCGACTACGGCGACCCGGGCCTGGACCAGCGCGTCAAGATCGTCTTCCCCACCGCCGTGGCGGGCCTGGACGCCATGCCCACCGAGGAGGACTGGTACGCCCGGTGGCGGGCGATGGATGCCGCGACCCGTCCGCCGTTCCGCACCTACACGACCCGCGCCGTGCGCAACGACCTCTCCGAGGTCGACGTCGACATGGTCGCCCACGAGGTGATCGGCCCGGCCTCGGCGTGGATCGACGGCGCCCGGATCGGCGACGAGGTGCTCATCTTCGCCCCCACCACCGCCCACACCGGCGTGAGCTTCGGGATCGACTTCGTCCCGCCCGCGCAGACCGGCTGCTTCCTGCTCGCCGGCGACGAGACGGCAGCGCCCGCGATCGCGGTGATCCTCGAGCAGCTGCCGGCGGAGGCGCGTGGCATCGTGGTGCTGGAGGTGCCCGAGGAGGGCGACCTCGCCTACCTGCCGCAGCATCCCGGCTTCACGTACCGGATGGCCGCGCGCGCCGGCGCGCCCCGCCACGCCCACCTGGAGCGCGCGGTGCGCGAGGCCTCGCACGAGCTCGTGCCGCCCGGTCACGGCGCCGAGGTGGAGGAGATCGACATCGACGAGGGCATCCTGTGGGAGGTGCCGCGCACCGCGAAGGGCGGTGCCGCCCTCAAGCGCGCGCCGATGTACGCGTGGCTGGCCGGCGAGGCCGGAGCCATCAAGGCTCTGCGCCGCCATCTGGTCGCCGAGCACGGCGTCGATCGTCGCGCCGTGGCGTTCATGGGCTACTGGCGCGACGGCCGCCCCGAGGCCTGA